From Cystobacter fuscus DSM 2262:
GAGCGGGCTTCGGCGCCGGAGCGGCACGCCCGGGCGCCGACGGCCTGCCCACTGCCTGCTTCGGCGCGGGCGCATCCACCGTCGCGAACGGATTCTTCTCGTCGAACGACAGCGACAGCGCGGGGGTCAGTGGCCGATCAGCCAGTGGCCTGGCGGACGCCGATGACGTCTCCCCCGCGAACTCCATCAGCGGATCCAGATCGAGCGTCGCGGGGGTCCGCGGCGGCTCCATGGACGTGACACGAGGCAGCCCGGGGGCACCGCCGCGAGCGGCGGCGAGACCCGGCGGGGCGGCGGCCTGCGCGGGCTTCACGCCAGGCGGGACGGGCCTCGTCGAGGGAGCCGCGGGAGCCGGGGCGCGAGGGACCTCGAGGGGCGTCCCCACGCGAGCGGCCATGGCGGGCTTCGCCACCGGCACGGGCGCGACCACGGCCGGCGCGGGCACGGCGGGAGAAACCTCCTCGCGCACCACCCGGAACGTATGCTGACACTTGGTGCAGCGGACCTTGACCCCCTTCTCCGTCACCTTCTCGTCGGGGATCTTGAACCGCGTCTCGCACTGCTCACACTTGACGATCATTAGGGCTCGGCCTGAGCCGGAGTATAGAGGCACGAGCACACCATCGCGAGCAACCCGTCGCGTGGCTTGCCCGCCCCCCCCCCCTCTGCTACAGGCTGACGACCCACCCGAGTACGCAAGCAACACGATGCGTCGCGGAGACACCAAACTATGAGCGAGCCAGAGCAGGCAGGCGTGCCGGCGAAGGAGCCTAAGGTCATCAAGCGGTACACGAACCGCAAGCTCTACGACACCGTCGAGAGCCGGTACGTGACCCTCGACGAGATCGCCGCGATGATCAAGGACGGCGTGGAGGTCCAGATTGTCGATAACAAGACGAAGGAGGACCTCACCTCGGTCACGCTCGCGCAGATCATCTTCGAGGAGGAGAAGAAGCGGAACCGGATGCCCCTGACGGTGCTCCGGGAGATCATCCGCCACCCGGGCGAGTCCCTCACGGACTTCATCCAGAAGGCCGTCACGCCCCGCGTGGCGTCCATCCGCGAGGAGGCCGAGTCCCGGCTCGACAAGCTGCTGCGCCGCGAGGAGGCCACGCCGGACGGTGAGCCCGCGGCCCCCCAGGAGGACGCCAGCGGCGGCGCCACGGCGCCCACTCCCAGCGGAGCGGCGGAGCTGCTCAAGGCCAGCCAGCGCGCGCTCGAGGACTGGCAGCGCCGGATCGACGAGCGGGTCAAGCAGGCCGTGGAGAACCTGGCCGGCAACCTGCCCGCGATGGGCCGTGACATGCAGGTGCTCACCCAGCGGCTCGAGGAGCTCGAGAAGAAGCTGGATGAGATGGACAAGAAGAAGCAGTCCTGAGCCGTGGAGGGGGTGATGCCCCCGCGCCCCAACCGGGCACGGGGGCCTCCTCACACAGTTCCGGGGGGTATCAGATCGGCTCGAGCAGGAATTGCTGGCAGTCGTTGTTCGACCATGCCCACTGCTGCAGCTTCGTCCCATCCCCACTGCTCGTGCAGCTCGTCACGTCGAGCACCTTGCCGCTGTGGCGCGCCTCGATGCGGACATAGCCGTTGCCCAGGGAGACGGTCTTGAACTGCTGATTGGAGCCATTGGACCAGGTCCACTGCTGCACGGGCGCGCCGTCCGCGGTGCTCACGTCCGCCACGTCGAGCGCCTTGCCGCTGTGGCGCGAGACGATCTGGGAGTAGCCGCTGTCCGTCGGCTGGAGCGTCCACTGCTGGCTCGAGCCCGTGTGGCACGCCCACTGGTGGATCTTCGCGCCATCCGCGGTGCTCTGCGCCTCGACGTCCACGCACTTGCCGGTGGCCTTGTTCACGAGGCGGTAGGCGGTGGTGGTGCCGCCCGAGGAGCCCGCCTTCCACTTGAACGAGGCGACCGAGCGCGGCGGCAGCGAGTAGTCGAAGGACTGGCCGTTCCAGCGCACCTTGAAGGTGAGCGTCTGGCTGCCGTTGGAGTTGAGCGCCACCAGCGCCAGCGAGCCGTCCGGGTTCTTGAAGGCCACGGTCTCGATGTTGCCATTGCCCAGGCTCGTCGAGCCGATGCGCACCGCGCCCGCGCGCGCCACCTTCCCGAAGTGCGCCCAGGAGTAGTAGTCCTCGTTCTTCGTGTAGGTGCCCGTGGTGTTGTTCACCGTCAGCATGCCGCGGCAGTCGACGCAGCCGCCCGTGTAGGGGCCGTGGTTCGGATCCAACGCGATGTTCCAGTACAGGGAGCTGCGCGCCCAGTTGCGCAGCGGGCCCATGATCACGTTGCGCACGTTCCACGTGAAGTTGGCCGCCGCGTCCTTCGCCCACTCGCCGCCGGTGCACTCGGTGAAGTGGATCTCCTCGTTGGGATAGGCGTTGTGGAAGTCGTTCTGGACGGCGGAGCCGGTCTCGGGGCTCTCGTAGCAGTGCCAGGCCACGCCCGCGATGGCCGCCTGGGCCTGGCCGTTGTTGTAGGCCAGGGTGTCGTAGGCGAAGCGCGACGGGGCCCCGCCCTCGTACCAGTTGTGATCCCAGGCGAAGATCTTCACCGAGCCGAAGCCCGCGTTGTTGAGCGCGGGCCGCAGGTTGTTGGCCGCGAAGTTCGCCTGGTCCGCGGGCTCCATCTGCATCGTCGCGTACGTGCTGTTGGCGTTGTGCGGCTCGTTCTGCATGCTCACCGAGTGGATGGGCACGCCCTGGGCCTTGTAGCCCTGGAGGAACTTGACGAAGTAATCGGCATACATGCCGTACAAGTCATTGCGCAGGTAGCCGCCGCCGGTGAACGAGTTGTTGAACTTCATCCACCCGGGGGCGCTCCACGGCAGGGCGGTGATCTTCAGCTCGGGGTTGAGCTGGAGCGCCTGCTTGAGCAGCGGGATGATGTAGGCCGTGTCGTGGTTGATGGAGAAGCCATTCAAGTCACAGCACGTGTCGTCGTAGCTGTAGTTGTTGCGCGCGAAGTCCGACGCCCCCATGGGCAGACGGACCATGCCGTAGCCCCCGCCCGCCGACACGCTGAACAGATCGTTCATGATGGCGTTGCGCTGGGGTGAGTTGTAGATGAGCCACGCGGACGAGTCCGTGAGGGCCCCCCCGAACCCATCGATGGTCTGGTAGGTCGTCGACTCGGTGATGTCGATCGTCGTCGACGTGCCGCTCTGCGTTCCGAAGGTCTTGTTCGCCTCGGCGTTGAAGCGCTTGGACAGGGAGCTGCCCGAGGTGGTGGTCAGCCAGACCTGGACGGACTCACCCGCCGCCGAGGCGAGCGAGGGCACCAGCCCGCACAGGCCCCACAGCGCCAGGGAGACACCCGTCCGCGTGTTCTTCTTGAAGAGAGTCATGAGTCGATCGATCCCGTGTGATGGAAACCCAGGAAGAGGGAACGGCGACGCCCAGGTCCCCTGGGAGGACCTGGGCGTCAGGACAAAAGCGAGTGGGTTTCAGCCCGCGGGGCAGAACGTCACGTTGAGCTGCCGGCCGCCGTTGCAGGTGTAGAAGCCGGCCTGGTTGGCCGCCATGGGGTAGTCGTCGTAGGCGAACCCGTACACCGCGCCGCACTGGTCATGCACCCACTTGGCGTACTGGTTGTAGGGCTTGCCGGTGTTGTAGTACTGGGCCACGTTCGTGCTGTCGGGGTTGTCCACCATGCCGCGCGTGATGGCCGAGCACCACTTGGCGCTCTGGTCGAAGAAGGGCGCGGAGCAGGCATACACCTGCGGCGTCTTCGCCGTGCCCGGGTTGCACTGGCCGGGGTACTTGCTCGCGCACCGGGCGATCTCGCTGTCCAGGCGGTTGCACACCGAGCCGCGGCGCGGGTCGCTCGCGTACTCCCCGTCGAGGCAGAAGGAGCGCGGCGCGAGGCAGATGGTGCCGCCCCCCATGTTGTAGCGCAGCCCGTCCGGGCACGCGTTGGCGATGGCCGAGCTCAGCGCGCTGTAGCTCTTGTTGCACTGGGCCATGTTGCAGCCGTTGTTGCCCACGGTGGAGATCTGCATGGGCAGACCCACGTGGTCCACGTACGTGAGGTTGTAGTAGATGTTCTGCACGCCGTTGCCGTCGGGTCCGAGCGTGAACTCGGCCTTCTCCAGCTCGCGCGGCGAGGAGGGCGAGGGCAGCGTGCGGTAGGCGCTCACGCGGCCGCTGGGGTAGTTGCTCGGCGCGTAGTAGGTGTAGCTGCCCCCGGTGCCGAGGTTGCGGAAGATCCTGTTGCCCGCCGAGTCCTTCTCCAGAGGGATGTCGCCCACACCCGACAGGACGACGTTGAGGGCGAACGGGCACTTGTTCGTCACCACCACCGGCACCGTGCCCGACGTGGGAGGAGGCGTCGTGCCCCCGCCGCCCGTGTTGTGCAGTTCGAAGTAGTCGAACTTGAACAACCAGTCACCGCCCGTCGCCACGCCCTTGAAGAACAGGTTGTGCGTGCCGCTGATCGTGGGCGTGGTGAGCGTCAGCGTGGTGAAGGCATTCCAATCACTGCCCGTGGCGGCGGAGATCGCCACCGTGCCGAGCTTCGTGCCACTGCCCACCGCGTCGGCCCAGATCTCCGCCTTGCCTCCCGCGTAGGGCGCGCCCACGCGCACCTGGATCTGGTTCACGCCGCTGCCGAAGTTCACTCCGCTGTAGCCGATGACCTCGTTGACCTGGAGGCCGGCCACTGACTGGCCGTCACCGCCGCCCTCGTTGAACACGGCACCGGCCGTCGTGAGCGAGGAGTTCCAACCTTCCGCCTGGATGCGGTTGCCCACGATGGCCGTCTGCGCCTTGCGCACCAGCTCCTCGTGGCTGTTCGTCTCTGGCATCTGGCCACAGCCCAGGGCCGTGGCCAGCATCAACCCCGCGCCGCTCGCGAGCAGCAGGCTCCTGCCTTCCATTCCCGCGAAACTGAAATTCCCGAAAAAGTCGTCGGACATGGCTTCTCCTTGAAATAAGCGAAAATAGGAGAAGCGCACTTAATGATTCGGGTCAGGAAAAAGCGAGAACCTTGTTGGGACGCCCCAGACGAAGTCGCCGCCCGAAAGACATGACACGGGGCGTCCTCACCCGGCGTCAGGGTTCACGCCTCACCACGAGTTCAATTCCTTGCTGAACCCCCTGTTCAGCCAACCGCCGTGAACAACTCCGTGGAGTGCTCGAACCATGCGGTGGCTGGGGACCGCCCGGCGAGGTGTCCAGTGAGGTCTGGCTCGCCGAGCGGAGCTGCTCGAACTGCGTCTTCTGCTACTTCTTCTTGGCGGCGGACAGCGCGTCCACCTTGGACTCCACCGACGTGAGCAGGCGCTCCAGGTCATCCACCTTGGCGCGCAGCTGCTCCAGGTCCGCGGTGGACGGCAGGTTCATGGCCGACAGCGCCGTGCGCAGCGCGCTGTCCAGCGTGCCCTTGGCCGCCAGCGAGCGCGTCACCAGCGACTGCACCGCCGCGACGAACTTCTCGTTCGACATGAGCTGCTGGGTCAGCTTGCCCACGCGCTCCTCGCCCGTCTCGACGATTCTCTTCACCATCGGGTTGTTCATGATCATGGGGTTTCCTCGATCCGCGAATTGTCGGGGGGGACGCGGCAGGCCCCGGGTCCAGCCGCGCGGACTCTGGAAGCACACGACGCGACGTGTCAAGTGTGTGTCGGACTCGCGACGGAGCGCGTTGACAGGTGGGGGGGCCATCCCTAGGGTCCCCCCTCCCCATGGGCGCGCTGTTCGACAAGCGGTTGTGGATCGTTTCCGGCAAGGGTGGCGTGGGCAAGAGCACCGTCGCCGCCGCCCTGGCCCTGCGCTCGGCACGCGCGGGCCGCCGCACCCTGGTGTGCGAGGTCAATACCCAGGAGCGCATCAGCGGCCTGCTCGGCCACCCTCCCGTGGGCCCCCAGGTGACGCTCCTGGAAGCCAACCTGTGGGCGGTGGACGTGCGCCCCCAGGAGGCCATGCGCGAGTACGCGCTCATGGTCCTGCGCTTCGAGACCCTCTACAAGACGGTCTTCGAGAACAAGGTCGTGCGCTACTTCCTGCGCTTCATCCCCTCGCTGCAGGAGCTGGTGCTGCTCGGGAAGATCCTCTACCACGCCCAGGAGAAGCGCCCGGATGGCCAGCCCCTGTGGGACACGATCGTCATGGACGCGCCGGCCACGGGCCATGCCATCACCTTCCTCCGGGTGCCCCAGGTGCTCATGCAGACGGTGCCCCCCGGGCCCATGTCCCGCGAGGCCCTGAAGATGAAGGATCTCCTGGAGGATCCCGCGGTGACGGCCGCGGTGCTGGTGTCCCTGCCCGAGGAGATGCCGGTGAACGAGACGCTCGAGCTGCACGCCGCGCTGCGCGACCAGGTGCGGGTGCGCACCCACGCGGCGGTGCTCAACGCCACCTTCCCCGAGCGCTTCACCGAGGATGACCTGGAGGCCCTGGTGGACCAGCCCGAGCTGCTCCAGGTAGCCCGGGCCCACCATGCGCGGGCGAACCAGACGGTGCTCGCGCAGCTCAAGCTGGAGCGCAACCTGCACGTGCCCGTCCACTCCGTGCCGCGCATCTTCACCCCGTGCTTCGACCGCTCGGCCATCGAGCAGGTGATGACCCACCTGGAGCCGCTGGTGACGGGGAAGGCGGCCCCATGAACGCGCTGTCAGAAGCCCTCGCGTCCAAGCGCGTCCTGGTGTCCGTCGGTTCCGGTGGCGTGGGCAAGACGACCATCTCCGCGACCCTCGCCCTGCGCGCCGCGGTGGATGGCCGCAGCAGCCTCGTGTGCACCATCGACCCGGCCAAGCGGCTCGCCAACTCGCTCGGGCTCAATGCCCTGGGCAACGTGGAGGCCGAGGTGCCCGCCAGCGCCCTGGAACCGCTGGGCGTCAGCGCCCGCGCCCGCCTGCACGCGATGATGCTGGACATGAAGCAGACGTGGGACGATCTCATCGTCAAGAACGCCCCCGCCGACAAGCGCGAGAAGATCCTCGCCAACCGCTTCTACCAGTCCCTGTCCAGCGCGCTCGCCGGCAGCCAGGAGTACGTGGCGATGGAGAAGCTCTGGGAGCTGCGCACCCAGCGCGACTACGAGCTCATCGTGCTCGACACGCCGCCCACCGCGCACGCGCTCGACTTCCTGGAGGCCCCCAACCGGGTGCTGGACTTCCTGGACAACGAGGCCGCCCGGTGGCTGCTCACGCCCGCGCTCGCCGCGGGCAAGGTGGGCCTGTCCCTCTTCAGCCTGGGCAGCAGCTACATGACGAAGGCCATCTCCCGCTTCACCGGCACGGAGACCCTGCAGGAGCTGGCCGCCTTCATGCTCTCCATCGCCCCCATGAACGAGAGCTTCCGGGTGCGGGCGCGCGGCGTGCGCGAGCTGCTGGAGGCGCAGCAGACGGGCTTCGTCCTGGTGACGAGCCCTGGCCGGGAGCGCCTGGACGAGGTGGTGCACTTCCACAAGCTGCTCAAGCAGAACGGGATGGAGATCGTGGCGGTGGTGGTCAATCGCGTCCACCCGATGCCGCCCCCCGCCCTCTGGGAAGAAGCCCGGAGCCTCATTCCCGCCCGGCGCGCGAAGGTGGAACAGACACTGCGCGAGATGACGCTGCTCGCCGAGCAGGACGCCCGCGGCATCCTTGAGCTGCAAGCCGCCTGCGAGGGCACGCCCCTGGTGCAGGTGCCGCGCTTCGAGCTGGACGTGCACGACATCGGCGCCCTGTGGCGCACCGGGCGCTTCCTCATGGGCGAAGAGGTGATTCCCCTGCCTCAGCCCCAACTCACGGCCGGCGCGGGAACCCCATGACACGCGGCGTTGTCCTGGGACAATGGACCTGGAGGGGCCCCGCGGGCCCCCAGAAGCGGAGGACATGGATGTCGGCCACCTGGCGCAAATGGGTGTGGGTGGGAGTGCTGGGTCTCGTGGGGTGCCGGACGACGGGGTCCGCGGGCAGGGAGGCCTCGGACGGACAGCCCCGTCAGGAAGTGCGCTTCGACACGGAGCGGGTGACGGGAAACGCGGAGCTCGCGGCGCTCAATGACGAGGAGCTCTTCGCGGCTGGGACGTCGGCCTTCGCGGCCAAGGATTTCGTCCAGGCGACGCTCTACTTCGAGCGGCTGGCGGACTTCCATCCCCAGAGCCCCCACCGGCGCGAGGCCATCTACCAGGCGGGACTCGCCCACGAGCGGCTGGAGCAGTGGGAGGCGGCGGAGCGGCGCTTCTCCGAGCTGGCCGATGCGAAGCAGGGCACCGGCGACGCGCTGGAGTCCGTCTTCCGCCTCGCCGAGACGCACTACCACCTGGAGCGCTACCTGGAGGCCGCGCAACTGCTGGCCACGGTCGCGGCACGCGAGGATCTGCCCGTGGGCAAGCGCCTGGAGGCCCAGGTGCAGCAGGGCGTGTGCGAGCTGGAGGCCGGACAACCCGAGAAGGCGGAGGCCACGCTGCGCCGCGCCGTCTCCACCTACGAGGGGATCGCGGACAAGGACGAGGTGCAGGACTACTACCCCGCCCAGGCCCACTTCTTCATCGGGGAGATCTACCGGCTGCGCTACGCGGACGTGGCGCTGGACCCGGGCAAGGGCGCCGATGCGCTCGCCAACGACTTGAACGACAAGGCCGAGCTGCTCCTGTCCGCGCAGGGCCACTACCTGCGCGCCATCCGCGTGGGCAATGGCCACTGGGCCACGGCCGCCGGCACGCAGATCGGCTCGCTCTACGAGGACCTGTACGAGAAGCTCGTGAACTCGCCCGCCCCCAAGGAGCTGGACGCGGAGCAGGCGGAGATCTACCGCGAGGAGCTGCGCCAGCGCGTGCGCGTGCTGCTCACCAAGGCCATCGACGTCTACGAGCAGACCCTGGAGGCGGCCGAGCGCATCGGCTCCCACAACACGTTCGTCGACAAGACGCGCCAGAGCCTGGAGAAGATGAAGGCCCTGCTGCTCCAGGACTCGGAGAACGCCGCCCCCGCCGGCACCCCGCCCCACTCCTGAGCTGGGAGCACGGAGGCTCCACCGGGTAGGCTCCCCCCATGGAGCCCCTCTTCACGCCCGAGCAGCTCGCCGAGATCAAGGCCTACCACCAGCCGCTCTACCTCGGCAGCGCGGTGAGTCCGCTGGTCTACCTCGGCGTCCTCGCCCTCATCCTCGGCGCGCTGGTGCGGCCCTTCCACCGGGGCGCCGAGGCCTGCGCGGCCTGGCTCTCCCGCCAGCTCGCCTTCTTCAGGACGGCCCCCGTCAGCCGCGTCATCCTCCAGGCCCTGGACCGCATCTGGGGTGAGCCGGGCTGGGGCACCGCGATCCTCTTCGCGCTGTTCGTGGACCTCTTCATCCAGCTCGTCCACACCCCCTCGAACATCTACTTCGACTACGTGCTGGAGCACCGCTACGGCATGTCCACGTACACCCCGCTGCGCTACGCGCTGGACGAGCTCAAGGGCCTGGCGCTCTCGGCCATCGCCACCTCCATGCTGGTGCTCGGGTTGTATGGACTGGCCCGCCGGGTGAAGCGCTGGTGGCTCGTGCTGGGCATCCCCTCGGCGCTGCTGCTGCTGGTCGCCTCGGCCCTGGATCCCTTCCGCGCACAGCTCTACTTCGAGCAGGCGCCCCTGGAGCCCGGCCCCCTGCGCGAGCGCATCACCGGCCTCATGGCCCGCGCGCACGTGCCCTTCGAGGACGTCCGGGTGGAGAAGACGTCCGTGGCCAGCAAGCGCCTGCAGGCCTATTTCGCCGGCCAGGGCCCCACGCGCACCATCGTGCTCAATGACGTCATCGTGAAGGAACTCTCGCCCGAGGAGATCCTCGCCGCGGTCGCCCACGAGGCGGGCCACGTGCACGAACCGAAATGGCCGGGGCGAATCGCCTCCTCGGTGGCGTTGATCGCGCTCCTCTTCGCCATCGACCGGCTGCTTCGGCTCGCGGCGAAGCGCGGATGGTTTGGCACCACGCGCTTCGCCGACATCCGCACCCTGCCCCTGTTGTGGCTGCTCTCCTTCCTCGTCTTCTTCCTGAGCACCCCCGTGTCCGCCGCCTTCTCGCGCGAGCGAGAACGCGAGGCCGACCGCTACGCCCTCCAGCTCACCCAGGACCCCGCCGCCTTCCGGCGCATGCTCATGAAGGCCGCCCGGGTGAACAAGATGGACCCCGATCCCCCCCGCTGGGCCGTCCTCAAGGGGCACAGCCCCCCGCCTCTCAGCGAGCGGCTGGCGGCCGTCCCCCCCGCCCCTTGAGTCCGAACGGAGCCCCCCCGCTCCACCCAGCCCCCCCCACACGCGGACGGATTACGCCCGCGCCGCTTCTCCCTTCATCTTCTCCACCGCCGCCAGCGCGATGGCCTTCACCAGCGCCCGGGCCC
This genomic window contains:
- a CDS encoding polyhydroxyalkanoate synthesis regulator DNA-binding domain-containing protein, with product MSEPEQAGVPAKEPKVIKRYTNRKLYDTVESRYVTLDEIAAMIKDGVEVQIVDNKTKEDLTSVTLAQIIFEEEKKRNRMPLTVLREIIRHPGESLTDFIQKAVTPRVASIREEAESRLDKLLRREEATPDGEPAAPQEDASGGATAPTPSGAAELLKASQRALEDWQRRIDERVKQAVENLAGNLPAMGRDMQVLTQRLEELEKKLDEMDKKKQS
- a CDS encoding RICIN domain-containing protein, with amino-acid sequence MTLFKKNTRTGVSLALWGLCGLVPSLASAAGESVQVWLTTTSGSSLSKRFNAEANKTFGTQSGTSTTIDITESTTYQTIDGFGGALTDSSAWLIYNSPQRNAIMNDLFSVSAGGGYGMVRLPMGASDFARNNYSYDDTCCDLNGFSINHDTAYIIPLLKQALQLNPELKITALPWSAPGWMKFNNSFTGGGYLRNDLYGMYADYFVKFLQGYKAQGVPIHSVSMQNEPHNANSTYATMQMEPADQANFAANNLRPALNNAGFGSVKIFAWDHNWYEGGAPSRFAYDTLAYNNGQAQAAIAGVAWHCYESPETGSAVQNDFHNAYPNEEIHFTECTGGEWAKDAAANFTWNVRNVIMGPLRNWARSSLYWNIALDPNHGPYTGGCVDCRGMLTVNNTTGTYTKNEDYYSWAHFGKVARAGAVRIGSTSLGNGNIETVAFKNPDGSLALVALNSNGSQTLTFKVRWNGQSFDYSLPPRSVASFKWKAGSSGGTTTAYRLVNKATGKCVDVEAQSTADGAKIHQWACHTGSSQQWTLQPTDSGYSQIVSRHSGKALDVADVSTADGAPVQQWTWSNGSNQQFKTVSLGNGYVRIEARHSGKVLDVTSCTSSGDGTKLQQWAWSNNDCQQFLLEPI
- a CDS encoding beta-1,3-glucanase family protein, whose protein sequence is MSDDFFGNFSFAGMEGRSLLLASGAGLMLATALGCGQMPETNSHEELVRKAQTAIVGNRIQAEGWNSSLTTAGAVFNEGGGDGQSVAGLQVNEVIGYSGVNFGSGVNQIQVRVGAPYAGGKAEIWADAVGSGTKLGTVAISAATGSDWNAFTTLTLTTPTISGTHNLFFKGVATGGDWLFKFDYFELHNTGGGGTTPPPTSGTVPVVVTNKCPFALNVVLSGVGDIPLEKDSAGNRIFRNLGTGGSYTYYAPSNYPSGRVSAYRTLPSPSSPRELEKAEFTLGPDGNGVQNIYYNLTYVDHVGLPMQISTVGNNGCNMAQCNKSYSALSSAIANACPDGLRYNMGGGTICLAPRSFCLDGEYASDPRRGSVCNRLDSEIARCASKYPGQCNPGTAKTPQVYACSAPFFDQSAKWCSAITRGMVDNPDSTNVAQYYNTGKPYNQYAKWVHDQCGAVYGFAYDDYPMAANQAGFYTCNGGRQLNVTFCPAG
- a CDS encoding ArsA family ATPase; this translates as MGALFDKRLWIVSGKGGVGKSTVAAALALRSARAGRRTLVCEVNTQERISGLLGHPPVGPQVTLLEANLWAVDVRPQEAMREYALMVLRFETLYKTVFENKVVRYFLRFIPSLQELVLLGKILYHAQEKRPDGQPLWDTIVMDAPATGHAITFLRVPQVLMQTVPPGPMSREALKMKDLLEDPAVTAAVLVSLPEEMPVNETLELHAALRDQVRVRTHAAVLNATFPERFTEDDLEALVDQPELLQVARAHHARANQTVLAQLKLERNLHVPVHSVPRIFTPCFDRSAIEQVMTHLEPLVTGKAAP
- a CDS encoding ArsA family ATPase is translated as MNALSEALASKRVLVSVGSGGVGKTTISATLALRAAVDGRSSLVCTIDPAKRLANSLGLNALGNVEAEVPASALEPLGVSARARLHAMMLDMKQTWDDLIVKNAPADKREKILANRFYQSLSSALAGSQEYVAMEKLWELRTQRDYELIVLDTPPTAHALDFLEAPNRVLDFLDNEAARWLLTPALAAGKVGLSLFSLGSSYMTKAISRFTGTETLQELAAFMLSIAPMNESFRVRARGVRELLEAQQTGFVLVTSPGRERLDEVVHFHKLLKQNGMEIVAVVVNRVHPMPPPALWEEARSLIPARRAKVEQTLREMTLLAEQDARGILELQAACEGTPLVQVPRFELDVHDIGALWRTGRFLMGEEVIPLPQPQLTAGAGTP
- a CDS encoding tetratricopeptide repeat protein, which gives rise to MSATWRKWVWVGVLGLVGCRTTGSAGREASDGQPRQEVRFDTERVTGNAELAALNDEELFAAGTSAFAAKDFVQATLYFERLADFHPQSPHRREAIYQAGLAHERLEQWEAAERRFSELADAKQGTGDALESVFRLAETHYHLERYLEAAQLLATVAAREDLPVGKRLEAQVQQGVCELEAGQPEKAEATLRRAVSTYEGIADKDEVQDYYPAQAHFFIGEIYRLRYADVALDPGKGADALANDLNDKAELLLSAQGHYLRAIRVGNGHWATAAGTQIGSLYEDLYEKLVNSPAPKELDAEQAEIYREELRQRVRVLLTKAIDVYEQTLEAAERIGSHNTFVDKTRQSLEKMKALLLQDSENAAPAGTPPHS
- a CDS encoding M48 family metalloprotease, which translates into the protein MEPLFTPEQLAEIKAYHQPLYLGSAVSPLVYLGVLALILGALVRPFHRGAEACAAWLSRQLAFFRTAPVSRVILQALDRIWGEPGWGTAILFALFVDLFIQLVHTPSNIYFDYVLEHRYGMSTYTPLRYALDELKGLALSAIATSMLVLGLYGLARRVKRWWLVLGIPSALLLLVASALDPFRAQLYFEQAPLEPGPLRERITGLMARAHVPFEDVRVEKTSVASKRLQAYFAGQGPTRTIVLNDVIVKELSPEEILAAVAHEAGHVHEPKWPGRIASSVALIALLFAIDRLLRLAAKRGWFGTTRFADIRTLPLLWLLSFLVFFLSTPVSAAFSREREREADRYALQLTQDPAAFRRMLMKAARVNKMDPDPPRWAVLKGHSPPPLSERLAAVPPAP